A genomic region of Candidatus Palauibacter scopulicola contains the following coding sequences:
- a CDS encoding pyridoxal-phosphate dependent enzyme, giving the protein MKPPGLPEIEAARDRVYAAALRSPLIRLGVDEGPEIWLKLENLQPIGSFKIRGAANAIGLIPPAELAAGVWTASAGNMAQGVAWNARRLGVPCSVVVPETAPRLKLDAIARLGGTAVKTSVASWFEVFRTQRFEGMDGRFVHAFMDRDVMAGNGTIALELVEDLPDIDAVIVPFGGGGLACGIAAGMRAVAPDVPVFASEVAGQAPLAESLRAGRAVSISYTPSFVDGIGGPHVEPAMWELARDLLAGSVEITLEDTAAAIRLLAARNRVVAEGAGASSVAAALSGGVKGDRIVCIVSGGNLDPSTLATILAGDVP; this is encoded by the coding sequence GTGAAACCTCCCGGCCTGCCGGAGATCGAGGCGGCGCGGGACCGCGTCTACGCGGCGGCCCTCCGCTCGCCGCTCATCCGCCTCGGCGTCGACGAGGGGCCCGAGATCTGGCTCAAGCTCGAAAACCTGCAGCCGATCGGCTCGTTCAAGATCCGGGGGGCGGCGAACGCGATCGGCCTGATTCCGCCCGCGGAGTTGGCGGCGGGGGTGTGGACGGCGAGCGCGGGGAACATGGCGCAGGGCGTCGCCTGGAACGCGCGGCGTCTCGGCGTCCCGTGCTCGGTCGTCGTCCCGGAGACGGCGCCGCGGCTCAAGCTGGACGCGATCGCCCGGCTCGGCGGGACGGCCGTGAAGACCTCCGTCGCCTCCTGGTTCGAGGTCTTCCGCACCCAGCGCTTCGAAGGGATGGATGGGCGGTTCGTCCACGCCTTTATGGACCGCGACGTGATGGCGGGGAACGGCACGATCGCGCTCGAACTGGTCGAGGACCTCCCCGACATCGACGCTGTAATCGTCCCCTTCGGGGGAGGCGGGCTCGCGTGCGGGATCGCGGCCGGCATGAGGGCAGTCGCGCCGGACGTTCCCGTCTTCGCATCCGAGGTCGCGGGTCAGGCCCCGCTCGCCGAGTCGTTGCGCGCGGGGCGGGCCGTCTCGATCTCCTACACGCCCTCGTTCGTCGACGGCATCGGGGGCCCGCACGTGGAACCCGCAATGTGGGAACTGGCGCGGGATCTCCTCGCGGGCTCCGTCGAGATCACGCTCGAAGACACCGCGGCCGCGATCCGGCTGCTCGCGGCCCGCAACCGCGTGGTCGCCGAGGGTGCGGGGGCCTCCTCCGTCGCGGCCGCCCTGTCGGGCGGGGTGAAGGGGGACAGAATTGTCTGTATCGTATCCGGAGGGAATCTGGATCCGTCCACCCTGGCCACCATTCTTGCGGGCGACGTGCCATGA
- a CDS encoding aminotransferase class I/II-fold pyridoxal phosphate-dependent enzyme has product MKNFGDGRRAASTDAVHAGEQEPRPEGAVVTPIYQTANYELRGEDYHDIGYIRLSTTPNHRVLGERIAALEATEAALVLGSGMAAISGSLLTLLSAGDHVLVQDTLYGGTAAFLQQDLPRFRIGHTVIDPQDPSGWAAALTPTTRAMYVETLTNPLVQVADLEAVVAFAREHGLVTLIDNTFASPINFRPAEIGFDLVLESCTKYMNGHSDIVAGSVAGPADLVRRVKVMQDHLGGSLDPHAAFLLERGLKTLSVRVREQNASAGRLAARLEAHPAVSVVHYPGLASHAQHERAARLFDGFGGMMSFELEGGVDAAEAFISALEIPMVAASLGGPESLVVRPAAAVHAGMSAEERAKAGIRDALIRFSTGLEATEDLAADLDRALASLPRAVAGLTA; this is encoded by the coding sequence ATGAAGAACTTCGGGGATGGGAGAAGGGCGGCGTCCACGGACGCCGTGCACGCGGGCGAGCAGGAGCCGAGGCCAGAGGGGGCCGTCGTCACGCCGATCTACCAGACGGCGAACTACGAACTCCGGGGCGAGGACTACCACGACATCGGGTATATCCGGCTCAGCACGACGCCGAACCATCGCGTACTCGGGGAACGCATCGCGGCGCTCGAGGCGACGGAAGCGGCCCTCGTGCTCGGCAGCGGGATGGCGGCGATCTCGGGGTCGCTGCTCACGCTGCTGTCCGCCGGCGATCACGTGCTCGTGCAGGATACGCTGTACGGCGGCACGGCCGCGTTCCTGCAGCAGGACCTGCCGCGGTTCCGCATCGGGCACACGGTGATCGATCCCCAGGACCCGTCGGGCTGGGCGGCCGCGCTGACGCCGACGACGCGCGCCATGTACGTCGAGACGCTCACGAACCCGCTCGTACAGGTCGCGGATCTGGAGGCGGTCGTGGCGTTCGCGCGCGAGCACGGGCTCGTGACGCTGATCGACAACACGTTCGCGAGCCCCATCAACTTCAGGCCGGCGGAGATCGGCTTCGACCTCGTGCTGGAGAGCTGCACGAAGTACATGAACGGCCACAGCGACATCGTGGCCGGGAGCGTGGCCGGGCCGGCGGACCTCGTGCGGCGCGTGAAGGTGATGCAGGACCATCTCGGCGGCTCCCTCGACCCGCACGCCGCGTTCCTGCTCGAGCGGGGGCTGAAGACGCTGAGCGTGCGCGTGCGCGAGCAGAACGCGTCGGCGGGTCGGCTGGCCGCGCGGCTCGAAGCGCACCCCGCCGTGTCCGTCGTGCACTACCCGGGGCTGGCGAGCCACGCCCAGCATGAGCGGGCCGCGCGCCTGTTCGACGGCTTCGGCGGGATGATGTCGTTCGAACTGGAAGGCGGCGTCGACGCGGCCGAGGCTTTCATCTCCGCGCTGGAGATCCCGATGGTCGCGGCGAGTCTCGGGGGTCCGGAGTCGCTGGTGGTGCGCCCCGCCGCCGCCGTCCACGCGGGCATGTCCGCCGAGGAGCGGGCGAAGGCGGGCATCCGGGACGCCCTCATCCGCTTCTCCACCGGGCTGGAGGCGACGGAGGATCTCGCGGCCGACCTCGATCGGGCGCTGGCGAGCCTGCCGCGGGCGGTCGCGGGCCTCACCGCGTGA
- a CDS encoding nuclear transport factor 2 family protein: MRRTRPARGTCRCIVAAVGLAAAVAGGLVAAACSGPSREAGETGGAVDAEAVRAEIERVTRRWEAALIAGAPGDAVADVFTPEAVRLPSGEPAVRGHDAIVRALAGSVPLREARFTIEDIEVDGDLAFANGTYRVRGPDDVELGGKFLEVWKRLETGWRIHRVMWD, translated from the coding sequence ATGAGGAGAACACGGCCCGCGAGAGGAACGTGCCGGTGTATCGTTGCGGCCGTCGGTCTGGCGGCGGCGGTGGCGGGCGGCCTCGTCGCGGCGGCGTGCTCGGGCCCGTCGCGGGAGGCGGGGGAGACCGGAGGAGCGGTCGACGCCGAGGCGGTGAGAGCGGAGATCGAGCGCGTCACCCGGCGCTGGGAAGCCGCGCTGATCGCGGGGGCGCCGGGCGACGCCGTCGCTGACGTCTTCACGCCGGAAGCGGTGCGGCTGCCGTCCGGCGAGCCGGCGGTCCGGGGGCACGATGCCATCGTGCGCGCCCTGGCCGGTTCGGTGCCACTGCGCGAGGCGCGGTTCACGATCGAGGATATCGAGGTGGACGGGGACCTGGCGTTCGCGAACGGGACGTACCGGGTGCGCGGCCCCGACGACGTCGAACTCGGCGGCAAGTTTCTCGAAGTGTGGAAGCGGCTCGAAACCGGCTGGCGCATCCACCGCGTGATGTGGGACTGA
- a CDS encoding DUF2911 domain-containing protein, whose translation MKKMFRAIPCLAIALGFALAFATAAEAQDRRMSPGGEAATQVGGSFNADGGYEGGSWVVVTYGRPILRGRDLFGSGAEYGQQFLRGAPVWRVGADQSTRFMTETDLMFGGERLPAGEYSVFAELTEAEWTLIFSNWGAKESFREENPDALWGAYSYTPDRDVLRTTMDVDTIMMSADQLTISFMDMTQEGGVFTIWWDDQVATVPFQVAR comes from the coding sequence ATGAAGAAGATGTTCCGCGCCATCCCCTGCCTGGCGATCGCCCTCGGCTTCGCCCTTGCCTTCGCCACGGCCGCGGAGGCCCAGGACCGGCGCATGAGCCCGGGCGGAGAGGCCGCCACCCAGGTCGGCGGCTCGTTCAACGCGGACGGCGGCTACGAGGGCGGCTCCTGGGTCGTCGTGACGTACGGCCGCCCCATCCTGCGCGGCCGCGACCTGTTCGGCTCGGGCGCCGAGTACGGCCAGCAGTTCCTGCGCGGGGCGCCGGTGTGGCGCGTCGGCGCGGACCAGTCCACCCGCTTCATGACCGAGACGGACCTCATGTTCGGCGGCGAGCGGCTGCCGGCCGGCGAGTACAGCGTGTTCGCGGAACTCACCGAGGCCGAGTGGACGCTGATCTTCTCGAACTGGGGCGCGAAGGAGAGCTTCCGCGAGGAGAACCCCGACGCGCTGTGGGGGGCTTACAGCTACACGCCCGACCGCGACGTGCTGCGCACGACCATGGATGTGGACACGATCATGATGTCCGCCGACCAGCTCACGATCTCGTTCATGGACATGACGCAGGAGGGCGGCGTGTTCACGATCTGGTGGGACGACCAGGTCGCAACCGTCCCCTTCCAGGTCGCCCGCTAA
- a CDS encoding ATP-binding protein produces MVALLGARQIGKTTLAEQIVSAWDGPSIIFDLEARGERAALSATPERVLRSTDGLVVIDEIQRMPELFEVLRPICDARDRNAVFLVLGSASLDLIEAVSETLAGRVLFVDVGGLSIAEAGPENQDRLWLRGGFPRAYLAASSGAWSRWMESFTRTFLERDIPGLRSRVAPAAVGRFWRMLAHYHGQTWNAAELGRSMDVSVTAVRNYRDLLSGSFMIRQLPPWFENLGKRLVKSPKVFIRDSGILHSLLGIEEMTELAVNPRYGASWEGFALEQTLLEHGEREAYFYGTQRGAELDLLLLRRGRRWGFEFKCTEAPRTTKSMHVVIRDLNLERLWVVYPGDVEYPLTGTITALPLKRIGEISLG; encoded by the coding sequence GTGGTCGCTCTGCTGGGCGCGCGTCAAATCGGCAAAACGACGCTGGCCGAGCAGATCGTATCCGCCTGGGACGGGCCGTCCATCATCTTCGATCTGGAGGCGCGAGGCGAGAGGGCGGCCCTGTCCGCGACGCCGGAGAGAGTACTCCGCAGTACCGATGGGCTCGTCGTCATCGACGAAATCCAGCGCATGCCGGAGCTCTTCGAGGTTCTGCGCCCCATCTGCGACGCCCGCGATCGCAATGCCGTGTTCCTCGTCCTCGGCAGCGCTTCGCTCGACTTGATCGAGGCCGTGTCCGAGACCCTGGCCGGCCGCGTCCTGTTCGTGGATGTGGGCGGCCTCTCCATCGCCGAAGCGGGCCCCGAAAACCAGGACCGGTTGTGGCTGCGGGGCGGGTTTCCGCGAGCTTACCTCGCCGCATCAAGCGGAGCCTGGTCCCGGTGGATGGAATCGTTCACGCGCACGTTCCTGGAACGGGACATTCCGGGGCTACGTTCGAGAGTCGCCCCCGCAGCCGTGGGCCGGTTCTGGAGGATGCTGGCACACTACCACGGACAGACGTGGAACGCGGCCGAACTGGGGCGCTCGATGGACGTGAGCGTGACCGCCGTACGGAACTACCGCGATCTGCTGTCCGGTTCGTTCATGATACGCCAACTCCCGCCGTGGTTCGAGAATCTGGGCAAGCGGCTCGTTAAATCGCCGAAGGTCTTCATTCGCGACAGCGGCATCCTGCATTCCCTGCTCGGGATCGAGGAAATGACGGAGTTGGCCGTGAATCCCCGGTACGGCGCCAGTTGGGAGGGGTTCGCTCTTGAGCAGACGCTCCTCGAGCACGGAGAGCGCGAGGCCTATTTCTACGGAACCCAGCGGGGGGCGGAACTGGACCTCCTGCTCCTGCGGCGCGGCCGGCGCTGGGGCTTCGAGTTCAAGTGCACGGAGGCGCCCCGGACCACGAAGTCGATGCACGTCGTGATCCGGGATCTGAACCTCGAGCGTCTATGGGTCGTCTATCCGGGGGATGTCGAGTACCCGTTGACCGGCACCATTACCGCCCTGCCGCTGAAGCGAATCGGCGAGATCTCGCTCGGTTAG
- a CDS encoding FAD-dependent oxidoreductase, giving the protein MSLLPAPRGGSARTLAARRVIVVGAGISGLAAARALADAGIDVIVLEAKDRLGGRIHTDFSLGAPFEYGAGWVHGPSDDNPIMGLVEAVNGRTFVTDDESLAVFDDSGMRLPEARVDAIDRGWEDALERARDAARLGDGMSLHDAIRLAAPETLEDPGLVWALSAYTEFSKGGAIEDLSATLHDADEAFPGADVVLTTGYSVILEPLAGDLDLRLAAEVESITYGAQGVTAVAGEREWTGDYIVCSAPLGALKAGRIRFEPPLPSEYLEAIESLGFGSVTKIALKFDAPFWDTDTQYFGVVTREKGRWCYWVNYRTFSTENILLGLSLGDYALVADRMSDAEMREDALQVLRTVWGAEVGTPAEVRTTHWSTDPTTLGAYTYPRPGTDRADFDLLSEPVDDRLFLVGEHTLFDFAGTTHGALMSGRRAARRIMSR; this is encoded by the coding sequence TTGTCGCTGCTGCCCGCGCCGCGTGGCGGGTCGGCCCGGACCCTGGCGGCCCGCCGCGTCATTGTGGTCGGCGCCGGTATTTCCGGGCTTGCGGCCGCCCGTGCCCTGGCCGATGCGGGTATCGATGTCATCGTCCTCGAAGCGAAGGACCGGCTGGGCGGCCGGATTCACACGGACTTCAGCCTGGGGGCCCCGTTCGAATACGGGGCGGGCTGGGTGCACGGCCCGAGCGACGACAACCCGATCATGGGCCTGGTCGAGGCGGTGAACGGACGGACGTTCGTTACGGACGACGAGAGTCTGGCGGTATTTGACGATTCCGGTATGCGCCTTCCCGAAGCTCGAGTCGATGCCATCGACCGGGGGTGGGAAGACGCGCTCGAACGAGCCAGAGATGCCGCGCGCCTCGGGGATGGCATGAGTCTGCACGACGCGATCCGGCTGGCGGCGCCCGAGACGCTCGAAGATCCGGGGCTCGTATGGGCGTTGTCGGCCTATACCGAATTCTCGAAGGGAGGGGCGATCGAAGACCTCTCCGCCACCCTGCACGACGCGGATGAGGCGTTTCCCGGAGCAGACGTCGTCCTCACGACGGGGTACAGCGTCATCCTTGAGCCATTGGCCGGAGATCTGGACCTTCGGCTCGCTGCGGAGGTGGAGTCCATCACATATGGCGCGCAGGGTGTGACGGCGGTCGCGGGCGAGCGCGAATGGACCGGCGACTACATCGTGTGTTCGGCCCCACTGGGTGCGTTGAAGGCGGGACGGATCCGCTTCGAGCCTCCGCTACCTTCCGAATACCTGGAGGCCATCGAGTCACTCGGCTTTGGGAGTGTCACCAAGATTGCCCTGAAGTTCGATGCGCCGTTCTGGGATACGGATACCCAGTATTTCGGTGTGGTGACGAGGGAAAAGGGCCGGTGGTGCTATTGGGTGAACTATCGGACGTTCAGCACCGAGAACATCCTTCTCGGGTTGTCGCTGGGCGACTATGCCCTGGTGGCCGACCGAATGTCGGACGCCGAGATGCGCGAAGACGCCCTACAGGTGCTGCGCACCGTCTGGGGCGCCGAGGTCGGCACACCCGCAGAGGTGCGGACCACCCATTGGTCGACGGACCCCACTACCCTCGGAGCCTATACCTATCCGCGCCCCGGGACCGACAGGGCCGATTTCGATCTGCTCTCCGAGCCCGTCGATGATCGCCTCTTTCTGGTCGGTGAACACACGCTGTTTGATTTCGCGGGCACCACGCACGGGGCGCTCATGAGTGGTCGACGGGCGGCCCGCCGCATCATGTCCCGGTAG
- a CDS encoding S9 family peptidase — MTAPLRSARISLSFLAAAALLCVAVPAVAQAGAESGPLRMEDIFEVEIAGDPQISPDGRRIVYVRQRADIMTDSRFSSLWIVGSDGSGHRPLTTGDFNDSSPRWSPDGTRLAFISNRSGDAQIHVRWMDSGETSVVTSVTEPPRSFEWSPDGTQIAFGKLVPQPAPMIGGMPTPPEGAEWAEPAQVVERLVYRFDQLGDLPHGFVHVFVVPAEGGTARQITSGDNHWAGNGIGGTHFSWTPDGTGLVMSRDPRGGDTESVFVADTEVFEVSVADGTTTQLTDRRGPDDGPIVSPDGRHIAYFGMDDRFQGYQLTRLYVMNRDGSDPRSLSGGLDREVYGATWAPDGSGLYALYDDEGMTKLALFRLDDDGSGHRVLTDNVGGVARAYAGATYSVADDGSFAMNYTTPAVISEVATGRPGSDVRVLTGINDDLMAKREIGEVEEIWYESSHDGRPIHGWIIKPPGFDPSREYPLILEIHGGPFSNYGARFDLEKQLMAAQGYVVLYTNPRGSTSYGEEFGNLIHHAYPGDDFYDLMSGVDAVIDQGYVDEEQLYVVGGSGGGVLTAWLVGRTDRFRAAVSWYPVINWYSFVLTADMAAYGVNYWFPGLPWDHVEHYESRSLLSVVENVTTPTRIVTGEEDWRTPMSESEQYFKALKLLGVETSLVRFPGEPHGIRRRPSHHIGKMLSTLEWFRRYAATTS; from the coding sequence ATGACCGCCCCGCTCCGCAGTGCCCGAATCTCCCTTTCGTTTCTTGCCGCCGCAGCCCTTCTGTGCGTCGCCGTGCCGGCGGTTGCCCAGGCGGGGGCCGAGTCCGGCCCGCTTCGCATGGAGGACATCTTCGAGGTCGAGATCGCGGGCGACCCGCAGATCTCGCCGGACGGCCGCCGGATCGTCTACGTCCGCCAGCGCGCGGACATCATGACGGACAGCCGCTTCTCGAGCCTCTGGATCGTGGGCTCCGACGGCTCGGGCCACCGGCCGCTCACGACGGGGGACTTCAACGACAGTTCGCCGCGCTGGTCGCCGGACGGCACGCGACTCGCCTTCATCTCGAACCGGAGCGGGGACGCGCAGATCCACGTCCGCTGGATGGATTCGGGTGAGACTTCGGTCGTCACGAGCGTGACGGAGCCGCCGCGGTCCTTCGAATGGTCGCCCGATGGGACGCAGATCGCGTTCGGGAAGCTGGTGCCGCAGCCGGCGCCGATGATCGGGGGCATGCCGACGCCGCCGGAAGGCGCGGAGTGGGCCGAGCCGGCGCAGGTCGTCGAGCGGCTGGTGTATCGCTTCGACCAGTTGGGCGATCTTCCGCACGGGTTCGTGCACGTCTTCGTCGTGCCGGCGGAGGGGGGGACCGCCCGGCAGATCACCAGCGGAGACAACCACTGGGCTGGCAACGGGATCGGGGGTACGCACTTCTCCTGGACTCCGGACGGCACGGGCCTCGTCATGTCACGCGACCCCAGGGGCGGGGACACGGAGAGCGTCTTCGTAGCGGACACGGAGGTGTTCGAGGTCTCCGTCGCCGACGGCACGACCACGCAGCTCACGGATCGCCGGGGCCCGGATGACGGGCCGATCGTCTCACCGGATGGCCGCCACATCGCCTACTTCGGGATGGACGACCGCTTCCAGGGCTACCAGCTCACGCGGCTCTACGTGATGAACCGGGATGGGAGCGATCCGCGTTCGCTTTCCGGCGGACTCGACCGCGAGGTCTACGGGGCCACTTGGGCGCCCGATGGGTCGGGGCTGTACGCGCTCTACGACGACGAGGGGATGACGAAGCTCGCCCTCTTCCGCCTCGACGACGACGGGAGCGGCCACCGGGTGCTGACCGACAACGTCGGCGGGGTCGCCCGCGCCTATGCCGGAGCGACGTACTCCGTGGCCGACGACGGCAGCTTCGCGATGAACTACACGACGCCCGCCGTGATCTCCGAAGTCGCAACAGGTCGCCCCGGAAGCGATGTCCGCGTGCTCACGGGGATCAACGACGACCTGATGGCCAAGCGGGAGATCGGGGAGGTCGAGGAGATCTGGTACGAGTCCTCGCACGACGGACGCCCCATCCACGGCTGGATCATCAAGCCGCCCGGCTTCGACCCTTCGCGCGAATACCCTCTCATCCTCGAGATCCACGGCGGCCCGTTCTCGAACTACGGCGCGCGCTTCGACCTCGAGAAGCAGCTCATGGCGGCGCAGGGCTACGTCGTGCTGTACACGAACCCGCGCGGCAGCACGAGCTACGGCGAGGAGTTCGGGAACCTGATCCACCACGCCTACCCTGGGGACGATTTCTACGACCTCATGTCGGGCGTCGACGCGGTCATCGACCAGGGGTATGTAGATGAGGAACAGCTCTACGTCGTGGGTGGGAGCGGAGGCGGCGTCCTCACGGCCTGGCTCGTGGGCCGGACGGACCGGTTCCGCGCTGCGGTGTCGTGGTATCCCGTCATCAACTGGTACAGCTTCGTGCTCACGGCCGACATGGCCGCCTACGGGGTCAACTACTGGTTCCCGGGCCTCCCCTGGGACCACGTGGAGCACTACGAGTCGCGCTCGCTCCTGAGCGTGGTCGAGAACGTGACGACGCCGACGCGGATCGTGACGGGCGAGGAGGACTGGCGCACGCCGATGTCCGAATCCGAGCAGTACTTCAAGGCGCTCAAACTGCTCGGAGTGGAGACATCGCTCGTGCGCTTCCCCGGCGAGCCGCACGGCATCCGCCGCCGCCCGAGCCACCACATCGGCAAGATGCTGTCGACTCTGGAGTGGTTCCGCCGCTACGCCGCGACAACGTCCTGA
- a CDS encoding cold shock domain-containing protein: protein MRTRGTVKWFNDQKGFGFITPEEGGKDCFVHHTAIQADGFRTLKEGEAVEFDVTDGTKGPAAENVTRVA, encoded by the coding sequence ATGCGTACGAGAGGTACCGTGAAGTGGTTCAACGACCAGAAGGGCTTCGGGTTCATTACCCCGGAAGAGGGCGGTAAGGACTGCTTCGTACACCACACGGCGATTCAGGCGGATGGTTTTCGCACTCTGAAGGAGGGCGAGGCCGTCGAGTTCGACGTTACGGACGGGACGAAGGGCCCGGCTGCGGAGAACGTGACCCGCGTCGCGTGA
- a CDS encoding GNAT family N-acetyltransferase, translating into MTSPAILEIRSLSHGDWDAVRTIYEEGIATGDATFETEAPGWESWDANHLDGCRLVAERAGRVVGWAALAPVSGRCVYGGVAEVSVYVCGDARGGGIGLRLLTALVESSERAGLWTLQAGIFPENVASLRIHERAGFRRVGRRERLGRLEGRWRDVLLLERRSPLVGTETG; encoded by the coding sequence TTGACGAGCCCCGCCATCCTTGAGATCCGCTCGCTCAGTCACGGGGACTGGGACGCGGTGCGAACGATCTACGAGGAGGGGATCGCGACGGGCGACGCCACCTTCGAAACGGAAGCGCCCGGCTGGGAGTCGTGGGATGCGAACCACCTCGACGGCTGTCGGCTCGTGGCCGAGCGGGCGGGACGCGTCGTCGGGTGGGCGGCCCTGGCTCCGGTCTCCGGACGCTGCGTGTACGGCGGCGTGGCGGAGGTGAGCGTCTACGTCTGCGGGGACGCGCGCGGGGGCGGAATCGGCCTCCGGCTCCTGACCGCGCTCGTCGAATCCTCCGAGCGGGCCGGGCTCTGGACGCTGCAGGCGGGGATCTTCCCGGAGAACGTCGCTAGTCTCCGCATCCACGAGCGGGCCGGCTTCCGCCGCGTGGGGCGACGCGAGCGGCTGGGGAGGCTGGAAGGGCGGTGGCGCGACGTGCTCCTGCTCGAACGGCGCAGCCCTCTGGTAGGGACCGAAACCGGCTGA
- a CDS encoding TlpA disulfide reductase family protein — MRRAVLGAVALAAVAAGCGGGERDGAAADAARTPEPADGALASYRPIPPLEVTHLDGRPADLGEFRGRVVVLNLWATWCIPCRDEMPELQQMHAKYAADPLEVVGISIDEGDVALVEGFLEEFDITYPNFLGDGPGLTDALDLYPGVPHTLLVDAEGLIRAYWGGRFHPFEPETAALVERVLSETQ, encoded by the coding sequence ATGAGGCGTGCGGTGCTCGGGGCGGTGGCCCTTGCGGCTGTTGCGGCCGGTTGCGGCGGGGGTGAGCGCGATGGAGCGGCGGCGGACGCGGCGCGGACCCCGGAGCCGGCCGATGGTGCGCTCGCTTCGTACCGCCCGATCCCGCCGCTCGAAGTAACGCATTTGGACGGGCGGCCGGCGGACCTCGGCGAGTTCCGCGGCCGGGTCGTCGTCCTGAACCTGTGGGCGACCTGGTGCATCCCGTGCCGCGACGAGATGCCCGAGTTGCAGCAGATGCACGCGAAGTACGCGGCGGATCCCCTCGAGGTGGTCGGGATTTCCATCGACGAAGGCGACGTGGCGCTCGTCGAGGGATTCCTGGAGGAGTTCGACATCACCTATCCCAACTTCCTCGGCGATGGCCCCGGACTCACGGACGCGCTCGACCTCTACCCTGGCGTGCCGCACACGCTGCTGGTGGACGCGGAGGGCCTGATTCGGGCGTACTGGGGCGGCCGCTTCCATCCCTTCGAACCGGAAACGGCGGCGCTCGTCGAGAGGGTCCTCTCCGAGACCCAGTAG
- a CDS encoding M24 family metallopeptidase: MRVSTPRPPGRRVQTAGLLSAGLLLVLAAALGPSQAKAQSAMPPEGGFADAQRTDGAMPVILPLRERAAVIDRWLEGRLETVAPEIMRREGVDLWIVAAREYNEDPVIETMLPSTYMAARRRTVLILHDRGPGQPLERLAVARYDIGPFPRAWDPESEPDQWGRVAEVIAERDPQRIAVNRSSTFALADGLTGTEYDALMAALPAKYRERLAETDGLAIGWLEARTPEEMEVYPQIVRIAHRIIAEGFSAKVIQPGVTTTEDVVWWYRERILELKLATWFQPSVSVQRHEKAGGAREGEGDFSAPPDENVIRPGDLLHVDLGIKYLRLNTDTQQHAYVLRPGEDAAPAGLVRALAVGNRLQDILTENFAVGRSGNEILAGALEQAKAEGIDATIYTHPIGFHGHGAGPTIGLWDNQGGVPGRGDYPLFPNTAHAIELNAAVPVPEWGGQTVRIMLEEDAFFDGERTWYIDGRQVDFWLIPR, encoded by the coding sequence ATGCGCGTTTCGACACCACGCCCCCCGGGCCGCCGGGTGCAGACCGCCGGTCTCCTCTCCGCCGGTCTCCTCCTCGTGCTGGCCGCGGCGCTCGGACCGTCACAGGCGAAGGCACAATCGGCCATGCCGCCGGAAGGCGGGTTCGCGGACGCCCAGCGGACGGATGGGGCGATGCCGGTCATCCTCCCTCTGCGGGAGCGGGCCGCGGTCATCGACCGCTGGCTGGAGGGCCGGCTCGAGACGGTCGCGCCCGAGATCATGCGGCGCGAGGGGGTCGACCTCTGGATCGTCGCTGCCCGCGAATACAACGAGGATCCGGTCATCGAGACCATGCTGCCCTCCACGTACATGGCGGCCCGCCGGCGCACCGTCCTCATCCTCCACGACCGGGGGCCGGGGCAGCCGCTGGAACGGCTCGCGGTGGCCCGCTACGACATCGGCCCCTTCCCGCGCGCGTGGGATCCTGAGAGCGAGCCGGACCAGTGGGGGCGCGTGGCGGAGGTCATCGCCGAGCGCGACCCGCAACGCATCGCGGTGAACCGCTCCTCGACCTTCGCGCTCGCGGACGGGCTCACCGGAACGGAGTACGACGCGCTGATGGCCGCGCTCCCGGCGAAGTACCGCGAGCGGCTGGCCGAGACGGATGGGCTCGCCATCGGCTGGCTGGAAGCGCGGACGCCCGAGGAGATGGAGGTCTATCCCCAGATCGTGCGGATCGCGCACCGGATCATCGCCGAAGGCTTCAGCGCGAAGGTGATTCAGCCCGGCGTCACCACCACCGAGGATGTCGTGTGGTGGTACCGTGAACGGATCCTCGAACTCAAGCTCGCGACCTGGTTCCAGCCCAGCGTCTCCGTGCAGCGCCATGAGAAGGCGGGCGGCGCGAGGGAAGGGGAGGGGGATTTCTCCGCGCCTCCGGACGAGAACGTGATCCGCCCGGGCGACCTGTTGCACGTGGACCTGGGGATCAAGTACCTGCGCCTGAACACCGACACGCAACAGCATGCCTACGTGCTGAGGCCGGGAGAGGACGCGGCCCCCGCGGGTCTCGTGCGCGCGCTCGCCGTGGGGAATCGCCTCCAGGACATCCTCACGGAGAACTTCGCGGTGGGGCGTTCGGGGAACGAGATCCTCGCGGGCGCGCTCGAGCAGGCGAAGGCGGAGGGGATCGACGCGACGATCTACACGCACCCGATCGGCTTCCACGGACATGGCGCCGGGCCAACGATCGGTCTCTGGGACAACCAGGGCGGCGTACCGGGGCGCGGCGACTATCCGCTCTTCCCGAACACGGCGCACGCGATCGAACTCAACGCCGCCGTCCCGGTCCCGGAATGGGGCGGACAGACGGTGCGCATCATGCTCGAGGAGGACGCCTTCTTCGACGGCGAGCGCACATGGTACATCGACGGCCGCCAGGTCGATTTCTGGCTCATCCCGCGATGA